In the Arachis stenosperma cultivar V10309 chromosome 8, arast.V10309.gnm1.PFL2, whole genome shotgun sequence genome, AATTTCCCTCCACatctatatttatattttcCCTCAGTTTTctacactcatcatcatttaaTTTAGGACAAAAGAACTTTCTAAAGTACCTTCAATCTCATTACAGAAAAAAGTTGCTTTCATCATAATTTTCCACACACAAATTTAATCTTGGTTCACTTGCTCTTCAACATCACGTATCTTCTTTGTTACGAATTTTTTTAGAAGTTTCAGTTTAAAAATAGGgtcttttttattgttttaaatgTCCAAGGGCTAtgcactttattttttttattagccATTTGAAATAAATACACAGAGCCAAATCAACAGTGGATGAAATTGAAAAAAGTGAAAGATATGCATAAAGAAGAGGGAATAGATGGTTTACATGTAAAGCATCATGTAGTCCTTGGAGCTGAAGAGAGGTTCAGGCAAGCCTTCTAGAATGTTCTTGAGCTTGGTGATGCCCTTCTACATTAAATCCCATCCCTGCTCCAGGTTGATGATCTTCCGCTCACTCACCGACATGATGATGAAGATGTCAAGCTGCAAATTTGAAACAAAACCTGCAAAGAACAAATGGTGAGGGCAATTGCTCAATGAAATTCCATTTGGTATAAAATAGAAATCGGGGAAGGTTGATGCAATTGTGGATCGGGAGCATGAGAGAAAGAGCAAACCTTGATAtgaaggaagaagatgaagaaagaagagaagagtaaCTCCGACAAGGCACACACTCATAACACTCACCTTGAAATTACTCAGAGTTGACTTAAGTCTTTGATTTATATCCACACACCATATTGCAACACCTACGCTCAATAATTTCTTAGCTGTCAGGTTTGAAATTTCTATAAATATGTTCctatatgtttttatttttttgaggGGGGTGAGGGCCATGTCAATTTACTATGGCTGAAACAAACTGCTTGCTCTGGTTTTGTACAGGCAAATTTTGTTAGGAATTCAAACAACATTCAATTCCATAATTCCTTCAATATATGAACCAGTCCACTTCTTTGAACAAGAATACACAACAAAACCAACAAACAAGCATGGTGTACAAAGTTATCTCTGAGCACAATACCATTTATACTTATGAACAATCAAGTATAACTGATTCAGGTAAGATCTATGAGTAAAATCTAAAAAGCTTTCAGCCAAGCAAATGAGACTGTTCAATCAAATTAGTAGAAATCTAATCATAGACTAAAGTGACatgaaaaaacaaaagattGCTTGACACAAAATTTGGCATCAAGAGTTGACTAACTCAAAAATGCTAACATCCTCCTTGATATAGTGTTAATAGGCGAGACCGATCTTTCTCCTCAAAACATGTGACACACTTCTTGAGGAACAGCTCCTCAGTCAAAGAAAATGGTGTGATTATGCTAGcattcttcttcatcaaaccATTGGAGAGAAGATATTTGACAACCTTAGCTCTAGGAATAAGCCTCTTCTCCAAACTGCATCCAAAAAGCATCGGTCTAATGCGAAGCGCCGAAGAATCCCAGCCGAGATTACTGATCCAAAAGCTCATCACTGCATTGAGTTTGTCCTCGGAACGTAGCATAAAATTGGGGTGCCTCCTAAAGGCCTCCGAAAAATCTTGTTCGGACCAGCCCCATTTCTTAAGGACATCAACTTTAGCCTCCCATTTGGACTTAGTTATGGCCCTTTTGGTCAGCAACACCACACTGAAATAAGAGTGTGAAGGATCAAACCCCAATTGCTTCACTTCCTCAACTGTTTTCTTCAAATCAGCAGAGGACAGCACAGAAGGCCTAGTTCTAAGCAAATGGTGAATGTTGGCATTGGTCAACCCTTCATCAAGCAGCAATTTCACATTTTGAGCCAGACGAACATCAGCAATGGATGATGGCCATGCAGTTATATAAGCAATGGCCTTAAGATCAGAGGGACAGAACCTCCTTACCAATTCGTACAAGGATACTATATGGTCAAGGCTTCGAAGCAGGAAGCGGGGACTCCTTGTGGTCATGAGTACAATGTCAGAGGGAGAAGCACCTTTGGATGATAAAAATTGAAACTTTGACAAGATTGCGTTGGTGGGGTCGCATGTGAGGAACACGGGAATCCTGCGCATGATGGTGGTGATTTGGGAGAGTGAGAAACCGTGGGCTTTGAAGAAGGAGATGACGGAATCTGGCTTGACCGGGGTGTCAAAGCGAACGCGCCTGTTTGCTCTGAGAGCGTCTTCATGGGAGAAGCCGCACTTGGTGGTGAGGTAGGAGACAGTGAAAGAGTGGTGGTCACCGGAAGTGGAGGTGGTTGAGAAGAGGGATGAGTGGCGGCGTGTTTGTGGCAGAAGAAGAAGGTAAGATTTTATGGATGGAGATGGAAGAGGGGGAGTTtggatgaggaagaagagaagagctCTTGTAAGAGAGTGATGCTTAGAGTGAAACATGACGATGGAGATTGTGTGCGGCAGCTCCGTGGTGACTGGTGGTGACTGGTGAGGTTCGTGTATTTtaaaagcttttttttttttttttttggttatccTCGGTGCTTTTTCTTAGTTGATTGACCCGACGGGTTTTCATTAAACCCGGTGACCCAATCGGGTTTCATTAAACTCGTCTCTCTGCTCTCTCGACCCCACTCCCAAACCCAAATCCCCTAATCTGATCCGCAGTGACCCACCCCTACCTCAAGCCTCAACGTTTCTCGCCACTCTCGTCTCCGGTGTGTCACTTCTCTCTCGGTCTGGCACTCACCGTTTTGGAATCAAGCTCGTCGCGCTCTGTGTCCTCACCGTCTCAAGCTCAGTCACCGCCTTCCTGGGCTCGCTTCGCGGGCGGCAGAACCACACGGAACCCAGTCGCGCGCCTTCGCGTACGCTCGTCGTCGCCGGAAGCAGAGGCAGCAGGTCCCGGTGGGCTGGTCTTGTTCGTCTTCTTGCTTGGAGCCTCGCCGTCAGCTTCCTTGGCGCAACCCGATTTGGTGAGTTCCAACAAATTCCCCCTTTCTTTCTGTTTCGATTTTGTTGCTGTAATTCATCACTGCAGTTTGATTTTGTTACTGAAAGTTAAATTTGTTGCTGAAAGTTGAATGTGTTGCTGTAATTTGTTCTTGACTGAACGTTGAATTTGTTGTCTTGCTGAAATAATCAATTAACTTCAATTTATTCATTGCTCAATGAATTTGTTTCTGAATGAACGTTGAGTTTGTTGCCGTAATAATCACTCACTTGAATTTGTTTGTTACTGAAAATCATGACTGAGCTAACTTTGTTACTGATTATCATCACGATTGAAGCTATTGTGGTCTTGGTGAAATAATCACTTGGCTAAATTTTATGTTGATGTCTTCTTTTGAGCTAAATCTTTTGTTGTTGAAAATTATTAtagttgaatttgttgttgaaaAAATGGGGCTCATGTTCTCTGCAACttagaataaaattattcaGTTAAATTGTTGTTTCCACACTTTCTGTTTgtattattatgaattattcTTGGTATTGATTTGTGAAAAATACACAAATGTAGAT is a window encoding:
- the LOC130943659 gene encoding uncharacterized protein LOC130943659, with the translated sequence MFHSKHHSLTRALLFFLIQTPPLPSPSIKSYLLLLPQTRRHSSLFSTTSTSGDHHSFTVSYLTTKCGFSHEDALRANRRVRFDTPVKPDSVISFFKAHGFSLSQITTIMRRIPVFLTCDPTNAILSKFQFLSSKGASPSDIVLMTTRSPRFLLRSLDHIVSLYELVRRFCPSDLKAIAYITAWPSSIADVRLAQNVKLLLDEGLTNANIHHLLRTRPSVLSSADLKKTVEEVKQLGFDPSHSYFSVVLLTKRAITKSKWEAKVDVLKKWGWSEQDFSEAFRRHPNFMLRSEDKLNAVMSFWISNLGWDSSALRIRPMLFGCSLEKRLIPRAKVVKYLLSNGLMKKNASIITPFSLTEELFLKKCVTCFEEKDRSRLLTLYQGGC